From the Prochlorococcus sp. MIT 1223 genome, the window CATAAAGAATTTTTTTTATCTTCTCTTCATTTGTTTTTGCAAAACGTGCAGAAAATATTCCAGGTTCTCCATTTAAAGCATCAACTTCCAGGCCTGAATCATCTGCAATTGTCCAGCTTTGAGTAATTTCTGCTGCGGCTTGTGCTTTTAATAAGGCATTCTCTAAATAAGTAGTCCCTGTCTCTTCAATATTAAGTTCACTTGGTTGTCTTTGTACTTCTAAAGGAAGAGGTCCGAGCATTGCTTCAATTTCAGCTACCTTTCTAGGATTTCCACTGGCAATAGTTATTAATGGTCTTGACAATGATCGAATTGGAATTTAATAAGACTATTTTGCAAGATTAATGGTATTTCTTAAAGCAAGAAATGAAATTCGAGACAGGATGGGTTGAACATTCCACCCTTTGCAAAAGCTAAGGACCTGTCTCGATCGGTAAAAATACCTGTTGTAATCCGACATGACAACATAATGTTTTGAGGTGCTAACGGTTAGGCGAACAGTTGTTTATAACAGTCATACCAGTGGTGATAAGTTTTGCTTATCAATAGGAGTAAGAACTGTAATCTGGTTTCTAGTGAAAAGAGCTTGACGAAATCGTATGTATGCGGGCATTGTCCATACCGAACATTCCCCCTTTATTTGCAGGTTTAGGCAATGGCTACAGAAACTATGGGTATCGCACTCGGCATGATCGAGACACGCGGACTTGTCCCAGCTATTGAAGCTGCTGACGCAATGACAAAGGCTGCTGAAGTGCGCCTTATAGGTCGTGAGTTTGTTGGTGGTGGCTATGTAACAGTTTTAGTTCGTGGAGAAACAGGTGCTGTCAACGCTGCAGTTCGTGCAGGTGCAGATGCTTGTGAGCGTGTAGGTGATGGACTTGTTGCAGCTCACATCATTGCTCGTCCTCATAGAGAAGTTGAGCCTGCTCTTGGCAACGGCAACTTCCTTGGTCAAAAGGACTGAGATTTGATCGCAGTTCTATAACAGAAACGCGACATTTTTAGCCCTATTACTACCTAAAGGATTTTCCTATGAGTAAGAAGTACGATGCTGGCGTTAAGGAGTACAGAGACACCTACTGGACTCCCGATTACGTCCCCCTAGACACTGACCTTTTAGCCTGCTTTAAATGCACTGGTCAGGAAGGCGTTCCGAAAGAAGAGGTTGCTGCTGCTGTTGCTGCTGAGTCCTCAACAGGTACTTGGTCTACAGTTTGGTCTGAGCTTTTAACTGACCTTGAATTTTATAAAGGTCGTTGTTATCGCATTGAGGATGTGCCTGGAGATAAGGAATCCTTCTATGCCTTTATCGCTTATCCCCTAGACCTTTTTGAAGAAGGTTCAATTACAAACGTTTTGACTTCTTTAGTTGGTAACGTTTTTGGATTTAAAGCCTTAAGACATTTACGTCTTGAAGATATTCGCTTCCCAATGGCGTTTATTAAGACTTGTGGTGGTCCTCCAAACGGCATCCAAGTGGAACGTGACCGTTTGAATAAGTACGGTAGACCTCTTCTTGGTTGCACTATTAAGCCAAAACTAGGTCTTTCTGGTAAAAACTACGGACGTGTTGTTTATGAATGTCTTCGTGGTGGACTAGATCTAACAAAAGATGATGAAAACATCAACTCACAGCCATTCCAAAGATGGAGAGAACGTTTTGAGTTTGTGGCAGAAGCTGTAAAGCTTGCACAACAAGAAACAGGTGAGATAAAAGGTCATTATCTAAACTGTACTGCTACTACACCTGAAGAGATGTATGAGCGTGCTGAGTTCGCTAAAGAACTCGGACAGCCAATAATCATGCATGACTACATAACAGGTGGATTTACGGCTAATACTGGTCTGGCTAATTGGTGTCGTAAGAACGGAATGCTTCTGCACATTCACCGTGCGATGCATGCTGTTATTGACCGTCATCCCAAGCATGGTATACATTTCCGTGTCCTAGCGAAGTGTCTACGCCTTTCTGGTGGAGATCAACTTCATACAGGAACGGTTGTTGGAAAGCTTGAAGGAGACAGACAGACAACTCTTGGATATATTGACAACCTTCGTGAATCCTTTGTCCCTGAAGATCGTACTCGCGGTAACTTCTTTGATCAGGATTGGGGTTCAATGCCAGGAGTATTTGCGGTTGCTTCAGGTGGAATTCATGTTTGGCACATGCCTGCATTGCTAGCAATTTTTGGAGATGACTCTTGTCTTCAGTTTGGTGGAGGAACTCATGGACACCCATGGGGTTCTGCTGCTGGTGCTGCTGCAAACAGAGTGGCTCTAGAAGCTTGTGTTAAAGCACGTAATGCTGGTCGCGAAATTGAGAAAGAAAGTCGCGACATCCTTTTGGAAGCTGCAAAACATAGCCCAGAGTTGGCTATCGCGCTAGAGACATGGAAGGAGATTAAGTTCGAATTCGACACTGTCGACAAGCTCGACGTACAGGGATGAAGTTAAGAGGAGACAATTTTGTCTCCTCAACCTTTCTTCTTAGAACGTCTCCGGGCACAGTTCCGGCTATTCACTATTCACACTCTTAAGTTCACCATGCCTTTCCAGAGCACAGTTGGTGACTACGCAACAGTCGCCACCCTGGAAACATTCGGCTTCTTACCGCCGATGACCCAGGAAGAAATTTACGATCAAATTGCTTACATAATTGCGCAGGGCTGGAGTCCTGTTATTGAGCACGTTCACCCAAGTGGATCCATGCAGACTTATTGGTCTTATTGGAAACTACCTTTCTTTGGTGAAAAAGATCTCAACTTAATTGTGAGTGAGCTAGAGGCTTGCCATCGTGCATACCCTGACCATCATGTTCGCATAATTGGTTATGACGCTTACACACAGAGTCAAGGCACTGCATTTGTAGTGTTCGAAGGCCGTTGATTTTACGGTATTAATTAACTAAGCCCCGAAAAATTTTTTCGGGGCTGAAGTTTTCCCGAGGATTATTAATCCTCATTGTCCTAAGACATTTACATTGGGCTGTCATGGCAAACAAATCCAGTCGAGAACTTGCACTTGAGCGTCGTAAGGCACTTAGTGATGGTGGGAAAAAGGCATCTGTATTACATGCTTCTAGTCCTAATAGAGTTCGGTCGGCTATAGACGCTCGTGTAACGAGGACAGACCAGTCTTACTTAAAGAAAAATGCAAATAAGCCTTCTTCAAGTCCAGGTAGACATGATTCAATTTTATCTGCCTCTAATTCTGCCCCTAAAATGAGTGCCTCTTCTAATCGTCGGATTCAGCCAATAAGTAATCCAAGTAGAGATCTTGTTTTAGCTAGACGTGTAGCTCTTTCTACTAAAGGTAAATCAGCTAGTACAAGTAAAGACAGAACAAGAGGAGATCTAGCAAGGACTTCTTCCCCTTCATATCCTGCTACAACACCTGCTTCTACTACTAAGTCAGGTTCCTCTTGTCAGAAAGAAAATTCTAAAGATGCAAAACCCACTATTAATACAGTTAAAACTTCAAGCCTTTCAAAAACTTCTGGTGGAAGACGTAACGTTCAAAAACGTCGCCCTATTGAGAATTCAAGCAGAGCTCTTGTGTTAGCAAGAAGAGAAGCTCTTTCTAAGCATGGTAAGTCTGCTGGGCATAAGGCTACTTCTGCTGCTTCAGTTGCTCGTCATGGAAACCCAGACTTATCTAGTAGAGAAATTGCTTTGCGTGTTAGAGAATTGCGAAGTAAATCAGGCGCTACTGGGAAACAGCGTTCAGGAGGTACTAGACCTTGTGGACCAAATCGTAATGGGTCAAAACAAAAAGCTACTCCAGACGCACATTGGAAAGTTGGTGTTAGTGAGACATCCTCTGGACAAGTTGTTACTGGAACTCAAGCGAATAGATCTGTAAAAACTACTGGAAATGAGTCAAGTACATGTCGCTCCGTTACTGGAACTCAGTATGTAGGAGTAGATACAATTGAAACTTTTTGTAAGTCATCTCCTTCCTATAAGCAGCCTTCTAAGGTTGGCGTAACAAATACATCACATGGCAATGTAGTTACAGGAAATGAAGTAGGGAGATCGGAGAAGGTTACCGGTGATGAGCCTGGTACTTGTAAAAATCTTACTGGGACCGAATATATTTCAGCTAATCAATCAAATGAATATTGTGGTGCAGTTAATCAATCTCCACGCAAAGTAGGGCATAGTCAAACTTTGGATGGAAGGAGTGTTACAGGAGTGATGGTAGGTCGCTCTAGCAATGTTACTGGCAATGAAGCTGGTTCTGGAAGAGGTCTTACAGGTGATCAGTACATAGGGGATGATCCAATACCTTCTGGTCGTCCTGCTCAGAAAGTAGGTTCTTTAAATACAGTTAGGGGTTCAGGTGTTACTGGAACAGACGTGGCAAGGTCAGAGTGGGTAACTGGAAACGAAGCTGGAAGCTGTAAACGAGTAACAGGTGATGAATATGTGGGGGCTGAGCAATACCAATCATTCTGTGGGAATAAGCCTGCTCCGGAAGCAGCAAAAGTTGGATTGAGTCTCACAAATAAATCTCAATCTGTTAGTGGAACAATGACTGGGCGTTCAGAGTTGGTAACAGGGGACGAGCCAGGAAGTAATAAAGCTGTAACGGGTACTCCTTATGCAGGGTTAGAGCAATCTTCGCAGTTTGGAAATGCTAGCAATACTAAAGAAATTCAACAAAGGACTCCAAAAAGACTTGGTACCCCTGGATCAAATTTAACTGGACTGCAACCAGGGATAGGAGGAGTTATGACTGGTGCAGAAAAAGGTGCTTGTGAGCCTTTAACGGGTACTCCCTACATAGGCGGTGATCAATTGGATAAAGCATGTGGAACTTCTTCTGTAGGTATTGATAGTAATGAACCTAATAATGCGCCATGGACTGAATTCAGTGTTCAATCCCCCGCGAGATCGGCACAAGGAAATAGAGAAAAAGCTTCTTCTGTAACTGGTAACCGTTATGAAGATAGTTCGAGGATTACTGGTCCATTTGATATGGCTGCCAATAAAATCACTGGAACTGAACAATTTCGTTTTGATAATAAGGAGTTTCAACAAAAACAGTTAAACAAAGAAGCTGCAATAGATGTAAACAAATCTGAGCAAGTGAAAGAATCTAGACCTGTGTCACGTGTTACTGGTGAGGGGCAATCAGCCGGTTTAAATATCACTGGAGACGATTGGGATCGTGGAGATAGTGTTACAGGAACAGAAGGTGTATCGGCTCGTCGTCGTAATCCATCACGTCCAGGAGGTAGAACAGCTATGCGAGAGTTTGAGGCAAAGCGGAACCAAGAATTGCCAGAACCTGATTTTCTTATAACTGGATCTAGTGGTAATACTAGGGATGGTCAAATGGTTACTTTCTCAGGCGGAGCGAGGGGGTAGTTAATTGATGGCCTATAGACGACCTTTGGCCAAAGATATTCAACGTATTAAAGGACCAACTGCGCCTAGAAAACGTTTTGAAAACTTTGAAGAGACCCGTGCCATCGCGAGTGAAACTATTGAGAGTGCAGTTTGTCACCCATTGACAAATACTTCACAGAATAAAATTCTTGAGGATTATGAACATTCAGTAAAGGGAAGTTTTGACAAAATAGTACCAGTTTTAAAAAGTATTTCTTCCATTCAAAATAGTAATGACTTTATACTTCAAGCGCAGAAATTAGCTATTGAAGAATTAGGATTTGAACTTCCTCTGCATGTATTAGAAAAAGCCTGGGTTCGTCCATTGGATATGAGGGCTTTATTTGCTTGGTCTGTTTTCCAAGCTCATCAAAAAGCAAGCGCTGAATTCTTTAACTCCGATCCTTTGAATGGCTCTGAAAAAAGTCCTTTGGCAAAAAAATTTCAGTCTTTTCTTCTCGAATGTGGGTTCCATTTATTGGACGTTACTCCTTGCTCAGATGGAAGATTGGCTCATTCCATTGCATATGCGATGAGAATACCCTTTAGCTCTGTTAGACGTCGGTCTCATGCAGGAGCTCTTTTTGATATTGAAAGAACAGTTAACCGTTGGATCAAAACTGAACATAAGAGATTTAGAGAAAATATGCCTAATGAGGCACATACTCCAACCCGTTATTTAAAAGTAGTTACTTATCATTTCAGTTCAATTGATCCGAAACATCAAGGATGCGCAGCTCATGGAAGTGATGATGTGCTAGCCGCTAAAGCCGGTTTTCAGAGACTATTAGATTTCAGGAAAGCCGTAGAAAATAGTTTTTGTTGTGGTGCCTCTGTTGACCTTTTGTTAATTGGTTTAGATACCGATACAGATTCTATTCGTATACACGTACCTGATAAAGATAGTAAGACTGATTTAAGTAGTTGGGTTTCCTCTCAGGATTTATATCGATTAACTCATCATTTATCTGCTTCTATGGCACTCAAAAAAATAAAAGAAGTTATCAAACAGAAATCAACTGGTAATACTGAAGTTGGCATGATTAACTTTATCGCAAAATTGATTGAAAATAACTTCTCTCAAATTGACTACGTGCGACATCTTCATAGTGGGCCGTATCCCGATGCTGGTCATGCAGAACGTTTTATTGGAGTAGGTATAGGTTTTAAAGAAGTTCATCTAAGAAATCTCACTTACTTTGCCCATCTTGATACAGTTGAAGAGGGAGCACCAGACTTAGATGTAGGGATAAAAATTTTCAAGGGTCTAAACGTTATTCGAGATTTACCTATACCTGTAGTAATTCGATTTGATTATTCGGGTAGAGTTCCTGGTGAAAGAGAAAGGGCTATTGATGATTGTCTACGTGTAAGGAATGCGATATCAAATAGATATCGTAGTCTTGTAGATGATGGTCTTCTCCATACATTACTTACTATTCGAGATAGAGATCTGAAAGACCCAGCTGAGGTTGTAGGTTCTTCTCTTGACTCAATTCCTAAGGAGGCTCATTAAAATGCTTATTTGTAAAGTCTTAAAACCGCTTGTATCAACCAATCGAATTCCTGGATTTGAACATAAACATCTTCAGGTTGTTTTAGATGGTAGTTCTAAAAAGGTTGCTGTTGATGCTGTTGGTTGTAAACCTGATGATTGGGTTATTTGTGTAGGTAGCTCCGCCGCTAGAGAAGCTGCAGGAAGCAAGTCATACCCAAGTGACCTGACTATTGTTGGGATTATTGACCATTGGGATCCTGACAATTCTAGAAGAAGTGATGGAGGTACGAGTTAATGGAAATTATGCAAGTCATGGGGCGATTGGTTTGTACTCAAAGAGTCCCAGGCCTAGGTCATATGCATTTAAGAATTCTGCGAAATAATAAAGGTAAGGATTTAGTTGCAGTAGATCCAGTTGGAGCGAGGGAAGGTAATTGGGTCTTTACGGCTAGTGGTTCTGCTGCAAGATTTGCCTGCCAGGACCCCACCACTCAAACTGATTTGACCATAGGAGGAATTATTGATTATTGGACACCCGACGGGTAAATGTACTAATACCTTTTACTCTCTTTGCTCCTCTATCTGTTTCTTCAATGCCTACTCCGTCAAAGCGAGATACTTCTAGAAAATCTATACCTTCTAAAGAGGTAGATACATCACTCTCAGATCCCTCTAAACAAATAGTAGATGTTTCACCTAATCCACCAATTAAGGGAGAAGATACACCTAAACGAAATTCTCAAAATAATAAAAGTTCCACTGTTGCTCCTGCTAAGAAAAAACCTTTTACCTCTACTAAGAGTAATGATGGTGTAAAAGGTCCTTCTAAGCCATCATTTACGACTTCCTCTGCAGGGAATAAAAATTCCTTTAAAGGGATTGCATTAGGCATGATTGAAACTAGAGGAATGGTCCCCGCAATTGAGGCAGCAGATGCTATGACTAAAGCTGCTGAAGTTAATTTAGTTGCGAAAGAATTTGTAGGTGGTGGTTATGTCACTGTTATGGTTAGGGGCGAAACAGGTGCTGTTAATGCTTCTGTTAGAGCAGGCGCAGATGCATGCGAAAGAGTTGGAGATGGATTGGTAGCTGCTCATATTATTGCTCGACCTCATGCGGAGGTAGAGCCAGCGTTGCACCCAAGTGGTGCAAAAAGGCGTAGTTAAGTTGACTTGATTATTGTTAGGTTCAGATAAGTCTCAAAATTTTTTATGGATAAATGGAATCTAAAAAAAAGACCAGTTTGTCTTGAAAAAAGGTTTGAATTTGAGTCGTATACAATTACTAGAGATTTTCTTGACCGCTTAGGAGATTATTGCGAAAAAGTAAAAAGATACCCTGACATAAGTTTTGGAAAGACATATGTAAATATCACATTGCGACCTGAGGATGATTCAACTGAAGCTAAGATTACTTCTTCTGAACATCAATTTGCTGAGGAGATTGATCGTCTTCTCTAGTTAGTATTTATTCTTTTGGTTGAGAAAGGTCTCTCTTTATAAGCGCCATAAGATAGGAAGGTGACTTATATCGTCCTGGCAGGCATCTGTTAAGTGTTTCCAGGTGCCCCCAACAGACAGTCCTTTCAATCTCTTGAGCGGTACGACCCTGTTGAAGTAATCTCCTCAAAGCTTTGCAGTAGAGCGGGTAACCAGCCTCTAGCTCTCCAATCGTTAGCTTGGCTACGGTCATACTCGATCGCATTGCAAGTCTTAATTTAGACAATAATGTGTCCACTTTGCAAAGCGGAGTTTATTTGAAGTGGTTTGTATTTTTTGAATTTCACCCAAGGAATGCTACGCAGTCAATTTCTACCTTTGCTTTTTTGGGCAATCCAGATACTTCAACGCAAGCTCTGGCTGGGCTAACCCCATCTGAGAAAAATTCAGAGTAAATTTTATTTACTTGATTAAAGTCATTTAAATCAACTAAATAAATTGTTGTTTTAACCACGTTGCGGCTATTTGCCCCTGCTTCAGAAAGTACAGCAAGAAGATTTTTTAGAACCTGACGAGTCTCTTGTTCAATATTTCCTTCACCTATCATTTCTCCATTGGATGAATCTAAGGCGATTTGTCCAGAACAATAAAGCCATTCATTGACAAGGACAGCCTGATTGTATGGGCCTACTGGAGATGGCGCCAAGTTTGTTGTGATAGCTTGCATTGCATTACTCATTAACTTTTTTGAGGCTCTGATAAGTGTTAATTCAACCTAACCATTTATCTTTATGTTCTCTTAGATAAGATAATTCTTCAATATTTTTAGCACGAATGAATAAATTTGTTTTGCGCTCTTCCGAAAGACTTGTCGGCAAGGTTACTTTTCCTTTATCTCTAATATCTTTGATTTTTTGAAGTCTATTCTTTATCGAGATATCTTTTGGTACAAGACTGTTAGCCCATCGAAGATTTCCTTCAGTGTACTCATGTCCACAAAATATTTGTGTTTCAGAGGGGAATGAATTTATTAGAGTAAGAGAGTTATACATATTTTCAGGTGAGCCTTCGAAAAGACGACCACAGCCTCCTGCAAATAAAGTATCACCACAAAACAAGACAGGTTTGTTCATGCACTGACTTTTTATATAGAAAGCTATATGTGTTCTGGTATGGCCTGGGATTTCTAAAATTTCTACGGTTAAACCCATGATCTCTAATTCGTCTTCATGGCTAACCGAGATAGTCTGTAAAGGAATTCTTGGTAAATCTTCTTTTGATGCTATTACTTTTGTCTTGGGCCATTTAGTTAATAACCCTTTTGTTCCTCCAATGTGATCATCATGATGATGAGTTAGTAAAATCGCTTCAAGATTCAACTCTCTTTTTTGCAGCCAAGTTATTACTGGACCAGCTACTGATGGATCTACAACGACTGCATTTCCGTCCCAAATCCAAATCCAAATTATATTATCGGTCAGTGCAGGAATAGGATGGATTATTAAATTGCCTCTATCTTCGGTGAGCATTTCATTTAAGGGGTGAGGAATAGTTAAAATTAAATTGGGATAGTAAATTCATGATTACTGTTGCATTGGCTAAGGGAGCTTTGCTTCAAGATTCAATTTCCAGGTTTGCAAAAGCTGGATTGGATTTTTCTTCATTGCTAGAGCCTGGTAATCGCCAGTTAATGGTTCCTTCAGTATGTGGTAAAGCCAAAGCTTTGCTAGTTAGAAATGCAGATGTTGCTGTTTATGTTGCATATGGGCAAGCCCAATTGGGGATAGTTGGATACGACGTGCTAAGTGAACAAGATATGCCAGTAGCAAATCTATTAGATCTTGAATTTGGCCACTGTCGGATGTCTGTTGCAGTAAGAGAGAATAGTGGATATAAAAGAGCTTCTAACTTGCCACCCCATTGCCGAGTAGCCAGTAAATTTACTAATTGCGCAAAAACATATTTTGAAAAAATTGATTTACCAGTCGAATTGGTTCATTTGACTGGTTCAGTAGAACTTGGTCCATTAACTGGCATGGCAGAAGCAATTGTAGATTTGGTAGCAACTGGACGCACTCTGAAGGAAAATGGATTAATAGAAATAGAACAATTATTTCACTCAACTGCAAGATTGATTGGTAATCCATTGTCACTAAGGCTTGATAATGGCTACTTGCAAGAAATTATTGAAGCAATTCAATTACAAAACATTTCTCATAATTCTGCTAACTGATGTTTTCCAAGGATTTAAAAAGAATTAGAAATCTTGGCCGTTACTTAACGAAGGAGAAAAAGCGATTATTATTAATTGTTCTAATTCTTATACCTGTAGCTATATCTGGAGCTATTCAGCCTTTGTTAGTAGGACAAGCAATTAGTGTATTAAAAGGGGAAGAAAATATCTTTGGCTTTGAGAGTGGTTCATTAAGCTCATCTATAAATATCTTGGTTGCAATATTATTTTTCTCAGTTCTTATTCGCTTACTATTTCAAGGTCTGCAAAGTTATTCAATACAAGCAGTTGGACAGCGACTAACAGCTCGAATTCGGGACGATTTGTTTTCACATTCAATGTCTTTATCGTTAAGGTTTCGCGACAAGATGCCAGTAGGAAAATTATTGACAAGACTTACTAGTGATGTTGACGCTTTAGCTGAAGTCTTTGGAAGTGGAGCAGTTGGAGTGCTTGCTGATGTTGTTAGTTTATTGGTTATTTCAATAACTATGATTTTGATAGAGTGGAGATTAGGTATCTTACTTTTAGTTACTCAGATTCCTGTTACTTACTTTATTCTTTGGCTTCAAAGTAGATATAGGAAATCTAACTATAGAGTCAGAGAAGAACTCTCTCAATTAAATGCAAACTTCCAGGAGAACTTGCAAGGAATAGAAGTAGTTCAAATGTTTAGGAGAGAAGAAATAAATGCGAAAAGTTTTTATAAAACTGGAATAGATTATCGAAATGCTGTAAATGGGACGATATTTTATGATAGCAGTATTTCAGCATTTATTGAATGGATATCTTTAGCGGCTGTGGCAATTGTCATTGCTCTTGGAGGAATGTTTCTTACGTCAGGTGCAATAGGATTAGGAACTCTTACAACATTTATTCTTTATTCTCAAAGGCTTTTTGAGCCATTACGCCAGCTTGCGGAACGATTTACTCAGATACAAGGAGGATTGACTGCGGTAGAAAGAATTTCTGAATTATTAGAAAAAAAGATTGAAATATTTGACCAACCTACTGAAAAATTAAATGTTAAATCTACTTTATTAAATATAGATAACTCTGGAGAAGTTATATTTGATAGGGTTTCGTTTGCCTATAAGAAAGGTGAGCAAATTATTAGGGATCTAAGTTTCAAAATTTCTCCTAGTGAAATGGTTGCCTTGGTTGGTCCTACGGGATCAGGTAAAACGACAATTATTAGATTGCTTTGTAGATTATATGAACCACAGAGTGGAGCAATATTTCTTGATGGAGTAGATATTAAAGATATACCTCTGGAAAGATTGCGTATGAAATTAGGGGTAGTTCTCCAAGATACTTTTTTATTTAGTGGGAATGTTGGAGATAATCTTAGATTAGATTCTTCAATAAGTAATGATCGACTTGAACAAATTTGTAAGGATCTGGGGTTAATTAATTTTCTTAATAAGCTTCCTAATGGCTTGGATACATCATTAAGAGAAAGAGGGGCCAATCTTTCATCCGGAGAGAGACAATTGTTATCTGTTGCAAGAGTGGCTATTCGTAACCCAAGTGTATTAGTTATGGATGAAGCTACTGCTTTTATGGATCCTTCTACAGAAGCAACTTTACAAAGGGATTTGGATCGATTGCTAGCAAAAAGAACAGCTCTAGTAATTGCTCATCGTCTTGCGACGGTAGAGCGGTCAGACAGGATACTAGTTTTAAGAAAAGGGGAAATAATAGAAGAAGGTACACATCTTGAACTTAGAGCTCAAAAAGGGCTTTATTCTCAATTGGCAGACCTCCAAGAGAAAGGTTTGGCAAAACTTTAATCAAAATTATTTATAAGCAGAGGATGATGAATCAAGGCCCATTCAGAAAATCAATATTCCAAATGAATAAAAGTTCTTCTGTATTGAGTAGAGGGCTCATTGAGGATATTTATGGAAAGAGATCAATTGAATGCCCTTCTCCTTATGAGGGGGAAAGTTTTGTGTTTAGTCAAGCTAGAACATTTGACTTAATTGAACTAGAGCAGTTGCTTCAATCCGTGGGCTGGAGTAACAGGCCTTTAAGAAGGGTGAAAAAGGCTTTAGATAATAGTTTGTTGAAAGTGGGGCTTTGGAAGCATGATCCTAAGTTTCCAAGGTTAATTGGATTTGCTCGTTGCACTGGGGACGGAATATTAGAGGCTACTGTCTGGGATGTAGCAATTAACCCTGTTTATCAAGGATCAGGTTTTGGATCAACATTGATGTTATATGTTATTAATTCAATTAAAGAAATGGGGATCAAGAGAATAACATTATTTGCAGACCCTGGAGTTATCAATTTTTACAAAAGTCAAGGCTGGGATCTTGAGCCAAAAGGAAATAAATGTGCTTTCTGGTATGCAAATTAGCGAGACAAAATAAGATTAATCAATCATTACTTATAGTATTCACTCGCTAATAATTTAGTGTCTTCTCCCTTTTGCCACCTGGCTTTAAAACTGGCATTTTTTAAAGCTTGATTCAAAATATTAGTGTGCTGCCATTTTCGGTGGTCTGTAAATAGAGGTATGCCAATTCTTTTTAATTTTGTCTTTTGACCCAGCCTTATTACAAAATCAAGATC encodes:
- a CDS encoding BMC domain-containing protein → MDTRRVNVLIPFTLFAPLSVSSMPTPSKRDTSRKSIPSKEVDTSLSDPSKQIVDVSPNPPIKGEDTPKRNSQNNKSSTVAPAKKKPFTSTKSNDGVKGPSKPSFTTSSAGNKNSFKGIALGMIETRGMVPAIEAADAMTKAAEVNLVAKEFVGGGYVTVMVRGETGAVNASVRAGADACERVGDGLVAAHIIARPHAEVEPALHPSGAKRRS
- a CDS encoding 4a-hydroxytetrahydrobiopterin dehydratase — its product is MDKWNLKKRPVCLEKRFEFESYTITRDFLDRLGDYCEKVKRYPDISFGKTYVNITLRPEDDSTEAKITSSEHQFAEEIDRLL
- a CDS encoding DUF3136 domain-containing protein, producing MTVAKLTIGELEAGYPLYCKALRRLLQQGRTAQEIERTVCWGHLETLNRCLPGRYKSPSYLMALIKRDLSQPKE
- a CDS encoding Rid family detoxifying hydrolase; translated protein: MSNAMQAITTNLAPSPVGPYNQAVLVNEWLYCSGQIALDSSNGEMIGEGNIEQETRQVLKNLLAVLSEAGANSRNVVKTTIYLVDLNDFNQVNKIYSEFFSDGVSPARACVEVSGLPKKAKVEIDCVAFLG
- the gloB gene encoding hydroxyacylglutathione hydrolase, with the translated sequence MLTEDRGNLIIHPIPALTDNIIWIWIWDGNAVVVDPSVAGPVITWLQKRELNLEAILLTHHHDDHIGGTKGLLTKWPKTKVIASKEDLPRIPLQTISVSHEDELEIMGLTVEILEIPGHTRTHIAFYIKSQCMNKPVLFCGDTLFAGGCGRLFEGSPENMYNSLTLINSFPSETQIFCGHEYTEGNLRWANSLVPKDISIKNRLQKIKDIRDKGKVTLPTSLSEERKTNLFIRAKNIEELSYLREHKDKWLG
- the hisG gene encoding ATP phosphoribosyltransferase encodes the protein MITVALAKGALLQDSISRFAKAGLDFSSLLEPGNRQLMVPSVCGKAKALLVRNADVAVYVAYGQAQLGIVGYDVLSEQDMPVANLLDLEFGHCRMSVAVRENSGYKRASNLPPHCRVASKFTNCAKTYFEKIDLPVELVHLTGSVELGPLTGMAEAIVDLVATGRTLKENGLIEIEQLFHSTARLIGNPLSLRLDNGYLQEIIEAIQLQNISHNSAN
- a CDS encoding ABC transporter ATP-binding protein, yielding MFSKDLKRIRNLGRYLTKEKKRLLLIVLILIPVAISGAIQPLLVGQAISVLKGEENIFGFESGSLSSSINILVAILFFSVLIRLLFQGLQSYSIQAVGQRLTARIRDDLFSHSMSLSLRFRDKMPVGKLLTRLTSDVDALAEVFGSGAVGVLADVVSLLVISITMILIEWRLGILLLVTQIPVTYFILWLQSRYRKSNYRVREELSQLNANFQENLQGIEVVQMFRREEINAKSFYKTGIDYRNAVNGTIFYDSSISAFIEWISLAAVAIVIALGGMFLTSGAIGLGTLTTFILYSQRLFEPLRQLAERFTQIQGGLTAVERISELLEKKIEIFDQPTEKLNVKSTLLNIDNSGEVIFDRVSFAYKKGEQIIRDLSFKISPSEMVALVGPTGSGKTTIIRLLCRLYEPQSGAIFLDGVDIKDIPLERLRMKLGVVLQDTFLFSGNVGDNLRLDSSISNDRLEQICKDLGLINFLNKLPNGLDTSLRERGANLSSGERQLLSVARVAIRNPSVLVMDEATAFMDPSTEATLQRDLDRLLAKRTALVIAHRLATVERSDRILVLRKGEIIEEGTHLELRAQKGLYSQLADLQEKGLAKL
- a CDS encoding GNAT family N-acetyltransferase, whose translation is MNKSSSVLSRGLIEDIYGKRSIECPSPYEGESFVFSQARTFDLIELEQLLQSVGWSNRPLRRVKKALDNSLLKVGLWKHDPKFPRLIGFARCTGDGILEATVWDVAINPVYQGSGFGSTLMLYVINSIKEMGIKRITLFADPGVINFYKSQGWDLEPKGNKCAFWYAN